The Paenibacillus sp. RC334 nucleotide sequence GTGACTCGCTCAAAATCGAGCCGCATCCCTATATGAATACGGTGTTTGAGGCCGTTCACCTGTTGGGCTTCCGATTCCGTTCTTCCACCTGTGAACGTCATCCCAAGCTGGGACGCGGTGTTCCATTTGTACAGGAATTTGAATTTACGCCCGGATCGGAATATGCACGCGATATCGAGGAGCTGGAGCTAATTATGCAGTTGGAGCCTGAAGGCGTCCATGTGCTTGTGGAAGTGGATCGCAGAGGTAGAGGATTGTCCGGTTGGCTGGAAACTGCCTTTGATATGGACGAGCGTCATGCCTGGTTGAGCTTAAGCAAGCAAGAGCTGTCTTATGGACCAGATCATATCGCAGAGGCGCTGAAGGAACTGCTCGACAGACAGATTCGATAAATATGTTGATATAACAAAAAATCCCCGCCGTTTAAGTCACGATTGGGGATTTTTATGCTCTTCAAAATACTCTGCCATTTCCGTATCATCTGCACCGGCTAAAGTGGCAGCATGTCCTGTCGTTCCGCCTTGTGCTTGCAATCCTTGCATACCCCGTACAGAGAACCATTGTCATCTGCGTAAAAGGTTAATTTGTCTTCTTTTTTACAAAAGGAGCATTTTTGCTTGCCCGTGCTCTGGATAGAGTCAGACAGTCCAAACCCAGATTGGACTTGAATACCAGCTGCATTTGTATTCGCGCGGGAATCCGAAGATACCTTAGATTTGGACACGTTTCCGGTCCGGGATTGTCGGGCAGACTTACGAGGACGAAATTCAACGACATTACTGTTCCGCTGTCCATTCACTTGTTTTTTGCTGCTGCGACCACGCCATGCCATAACAATCCAACCCAACGCCACCAACAACACGCCGACGATCACCCAAGTTAGACTATTCCACATGCCTTCATCCCCGCCTTTGCTTTAAAATCGTTTGGTTTGCTTCCACTTCCTCGTACAGTACAGGCTTTATTTTATTTCGTCTAACGGAATCCCGTTCAGTGCAATAACCTTGCCTATCACCTTATTCGTTGAAATATATCCAAGAAGACGACTGTCTGTGCCGTTCATCCGATTGTCTCCCAACACAAAAATCATACCTTCCGGTACAACATTCGACTCACCTCTTAACGGGAAATTAAGCATGTTAGGTAAGTCGCCTTTTTACAAATTGTACATCATCCTTCTGAAAAACGATAATATCCCCTCGCTGAAAACTGTTTTCCTTGTAATAATGCTTATCCACTGCCATATGATCCTCTGCCATCATAGTAGGCTGCATCGAAGGCCCATGCACTGAGTATGGCTTTACATCATCACTTATATTGATAATACCTAGTGCTAAACAAAAACAGTCACCCCCCGAGAGGATGACCTATTCATAAAGTTTTTATCATTTACCATAATTATCAATATATTAACATATCTGAGGTTATTGGGCTATCTTTTTTAATCCTTCCCAATTTTCTTTGGAGTTTCCACTACAGAAGGTTTTTTAGTGACTTTCAGATAACATTCGGCACAAATCACAATTCCTCTATACAGAACGATCGACTCTTTACTATTACAGAATATGCAATGGTGGAAATGGGAACGTACTTTAAGCTTGTGTAATTTCCCTGTCATTCAGCATTCCTCCTTCATATATAACATGAATCATCTTTGAACGCCTATTTCGTAAATGTATCATCAATACCGAGCAATTCATAAACTAATCGCCTATATCGTTTAGCTTTGCGGGTTCCATGGATTAGATTCGATAGGCGGGACGTGGGAATTTGGTAAGTCTCGCAAAAGGTTTGTTGATCCATATGCCTTTCAACCAACTTCTGCTTAATCGCCCATCCAAAATCAGTTACAGTATGTTTATTGTTATTCAAAAGACTCCTTACGACTGCATAGCCGTCGTTCTATCCCGTATGCTGGAAGATTTAAACCAGCTTGAGTTGGTATTTGAAATCGCGGAGGAATTACATCATTCAGATAAACCGAAGGAAGCTGTTCCTTTCTATGAATACATAGTGGAAAATGAGAAATATCAGCATTCGGAGCGTTTAGCCATAAGCCACTATAGGCTTTTTCGTGCTGCACTTGGTCAGAATTTGGAAAAGAACCGTGAAGCAGCGATACGTTTTGCGCCTTTTCGTAACCTTTTACCTGTAAACTATCAATTAGATGGTTATTATAAACTGACAGGTACATCGTTTAATCAGCATAAATGGGATGAAGTCGAGGTATACGCTGATGAATTCCAAATCGTTGTAAAAGCTGCATACAATGATAAAATACGTAGACTAGAAAGCAAGAAGAAGGCTGAACCACTTGTAACAGATCATCCTTTTGTTTTTTATTACGGATATAGTTATCTCTCGAAGTCTACAGCCCTTCAAAAGAAGGGAGAATATGAGGAAGCAAAAAAATACATTTCAGCCTACGCTGATCTGAGTTGGATGCAAGGTTTACATGCAGATGATCGAAAACAAATAGAACAATTTAAATTATGGGCGGTAGGTAATAGATACACACTCGACTTACTTTCAGGCAACATGGCGGTAATCCCCGGTTACATACAATATTTAAAAGAGCATCCTGATGAAATACTAGCGGGGCTACTTACTATTTTAGAATCAGCGAATAAATATGGATTTCTTGTGGACGAAACATTAGAAGAATTCCGAGAACACACTTTAGGATTTGACCAGCGTAACGATATGACACACAGTACTTATTATTCCTCTTTTCTCCAAGAGCTTGCGATCTATAATTTCAAAATTCAGAGGATGCATGAGGGCCTCAATTGCGCCTTGCATTACCTAATATTATCCATTATTATGAATAACGACAGTGATTTCAAGCAAAGTGCTACAATGTTTGAATTTTACAAAAAGTCTGCTTCCCCTGAGCAAAAAAAAGAGTACGAAAAAATTATTAAGGAGGAATGGAACCGTGAAAAAGTCTCTAATTATTCATCTCATTCTGACTTTTGGACTACTTAGTTTAATTCAACCGATATGGTAAACCTCAACTAATGCTAAAGATAGTATCACAATAAATAATCATGGAATGAGTTAAAATACTGCACTTCGCTTATAGCAGAATACATCTATTTCTAAAATGAAACCTCGTTATAAAGACACTTCATTGGACTACATTCTAATTTACTACCAAAAAAGTTAAGCTCATCCCACTTTCAAAATTCGGGATGAGCGTTTTAGCATTCAATTTCATTGATTCTAATGTATGACTTGGATAATAAGCATTAATTCCTAGCTAAAATTATTTTCAAAGTTAGATTCATTCTCTAGTTTATAATATTTCAAATTCAAATGCCCCTGTCATTCCGTGTAATACATCACATGTTATAAACACATTGGAGGATCTTACTGGTAAGAGACATAATCTAACCGATATGCTGGAATATATTCCAAGTAACGCAAAAGACGATCACACTCCTGCTTGATAGAGGGCGATCGTCTTCTGTTTTTTTGCTAAACTATACTTTCTCTTACTCCCCTCGATAATAAAAATCTACGAACCTTTTCGTCAACGGATTAAACTTATCAAAACGTTTTCGATGCGTTAAAAAACCTGATTTATGAACTTGCTCTGCCAATGCTTCTACATCTTCAAATCGCTTAAAAAACGGTAGCGTATACGCGTCGATGTCTTCAACAATCTCTTGGACCACCCGCCCCCTTTCTGTTTCCGTAGACACATGGTAATCGTAATCCTTGTTTTCCGTATACTTCTTGGTCAGAGCAATCAACTCACTGTGAAAACAAGACCCTGTACCGCACTGTTTTTTTATTTCTTTGGATTCCACGATTATGTAAACTTTTGTTCAGTATTGGATTGCCCCAAAATAAAAAGAGACAGCGTGTTATTACACACACCGTCTCTGCTGAATCCCAGCTTGATTTATGTTGATCTGAGTTATACTTTGAATTTGCCGATTTGTCCTTGCAGGTCCTCTGCCATGGTAGACAGGTTTCTTGCAGCTGAAGCAATTTCCTCCATGGATGCCAGTTGCTCTTGTGTTGCAGCAGACACATGTTGTGTTCCTGCTGCGGCTTCCTCAGCAATCGCTGAAATTTGTCTGACAAAGCCTACAACTTCATCCGTACTTGCAGACATTTGCTCTGAGCCAGCGGATACCTCTTCAATCTCACTCGCTACTTTATTAACTGTTTCCTGAATCAGTTCAAAGGATGCACCTGCATTCTGCACGACTTCCCGACCTGTCATGACATCTTTTCCATTGGACGCTACAGCCTCGATCGCATGGGCAGTGTCCTTTTGAATCAAACCAACAAG carries:
- a CDS encoding S26 family signal peptidase, translated to MLNFPLRGESNVVPEGMIFVLGDNRMNGTDSRLLGYISTNKVIGKVIALNGIPLDEIK
- a CDS encoding DNA-binding protein — protein: MVSLAKGLLIHMPFNQLLLNRPSKISYSMFIVIQKTPYDCIAVVLSRMLEDLNQLELVFEIAEELHHSDKPKEAVPFYEYIVENEKYQHSERLAISHYRLFRAALGQNLEKNREAAIRFAPFRNLLPVNYQLDGYYKLTGTSFNQHKWDEVEVYADEFQIVVKAAYNDKIRRLESKKKAEPLVTDHPFVFYYGYSYLSKSTALQKKGEYEEAKKYISAYADLSWMQGLHADDRKQIEQFKLWAVGNRYTLDLLSGNMAVIPGYIQYLKEHPDEILAGLLTILESANKYGFLVDETLEEFREHTLGFDQRNDMTHSTYYSSFLQELAIYNFKIQRMHEGLNCALHYLILSIIMNNDSDFKQSATMFEFYKKSASPEQKKEYEKIIKEEWNREKVSNYSSHSDFWTT
- a CDS encoding sporulation protein; the encoded protein is MSFFNKILASAGIGSAKVDTLVDQAVYVPGEELSGIMRIKGGKIDQEIGKIDIELKTEYIEEHDDKKTTSTCCIARVKVSDGFHLKQGQELEIPFSFRLPLETPVTHAKQPVWLDTALDIGMALDPTDRDSLKIEPHPYMNTVFEAVHLLGFRFRSSTCERHPKLGRGVPFVQEFEFTPGSEYARDIEELELIMQLEPEGVHVLVEVDRRGRGLSGWLETAFDMDERHAWLSLSKQELSYGPDHIAEALKELLDRQIR
- a CDS encoding XRE family transcriptional regulator, whose protein sequence is MNNNKHTVTDFGWAIKQKLVERHMDQQTFCETYQIPTSRLSNLIHGTRKAKRYRRLVYELLGIDDTFTK